Proteins from a single region of Halalkalibaculum roseum:
- the ytxJ gene encoding bacillithiol system redox-active protein YtxJ has protein sequence MGFFEGVKGMFSQSGADKAEEWQILEGKDSVDKLLSRSESTPQLIYKHSDRCSVCIFAKSNLEQQAGDISEATDMNFVDVISSRDVSNYIADKLNVRHESPQAILLNEGEVVWHASHGSVKAEPLMEVLRKN, from the coding sequence ATGGGATTTTTTGAAGGAGTAAAAGGTATGTTCAGCCAATCCGGTGCGGATAAAGCGGAAGAGTGGCAAATTTTAGAAGGCAAAGATTCTGTCGATAAATTACTGAGCAGATCAGAAAGCACACCTCAGCTTATTTATAAACACAGTGACCGCTGCAGTGTCTGTATCTTTGCAAAATCAAATTTGGAGCAACAGGCCGGTGATATCAGTGAAGCGACAGACATGAACTTTGTCGATGTAATTTCTTCGCGTGACGTCTCCAACTACATAGCTGATAAACTAAATGTGAGGCACGAGTCGCCACAGGCTATATTACTCAATGAAGGAGAGGTGGTTTGGCACGCATCTCATGGCTCGGTCAAGGCTGAGCCTTTGATGGAAGTACTAAGAAAGAATTAA
- a CDS encoding 6-phosphofructokinase: MKIAINTGGGDAPGLNAAIRAATLAALRRGWEVYGIENGYGSIYTDEPFVRLTEKEVRGITLLGGTILGTANKGNPFEMPYQKKDGSWDTKDVSDHLMQTFEDYGIDALVAIGGDGSMRIANKLVNKGLDIVGVPKTIDNDIWGCDVTLGFDTARSIATEAIDRITTTAESHQRLMVVEVMGRYAGWIALLSGLASTADVILLPEIPFTYDSIVEKIEERKSKDKHYTMIVVAEGAKPKGGELVTKGKTIGQEVQLGGIARQVAAELTERTGQESRSVVLGHLQRGGSPTTYDRLISLRFGAAAIRCVQERDFNKLVVLQDNKLTSIPINEVANKMKAVPLDSDTVQTARDVGICLGD, encoded by the coding sequence ATGAAAATAGCTATCAACACAGGTGGCGGTGACGCACCGGGATTGAATGCGGCTATACGTGCAGCAACTCTGGCGGCGCTTCGTCGCGGCTGGGAAGTCTACGGTATTGAAAACGGATACGGGTCTATCTATACGGATGAACCTTTTGTGAGGCTGACCGAAAAAGAGGTGAGGGGTATCACCTTGTTGGGCGGTACTATTCTGGGTACAGCCAACAAAGGAAACCCTTTTGAAATGCCCTACCAGAAGAAAGATGGGAGCTGGGATACCAAAGATGTATCCGATCACCTCATGCAGACATTTGAAGATTACGGAATTGATGCGCTGGTAGCCATCGGTGGAGACGGTTCCATGCGTATTGCCAATAAACTGGTCAATAAAGGTTTGGATATCGTCGGGGTTCCGAAGACAATTGATAATGATATCTGGGGTTGCGATGTCACACTTGGTTTTGATACGGCCCGCAGTATTGCAACGGAAGCCATTGACCGTATAACAACAACGGCAGAGTCCCATCAAAGACTGATGGTTGTGGAAGTAATGGGGCGCTATGCCGGATGGATCGCTCTTCTATCAGGTCTTGCCTCAACGGCAGATGTTATTTTGTTGCCTGAAATTCCCTTTACATACGATTCTATTGTTGAAAAGATTGAAGAGCGCAAGTCGAAAGATAAGCACTATACCATGATTGTGGTTGCCGAAGGAGCTAAGCCAAAAGGCGGCGAACTGGTGACCAAAGGAAAAACTATCGGACAAGAAGTGCAGCTTGGCGGAATTGCCCGGCAGGTCGCTGCGGAACTCACCGAAAGAACCGGTCAGGAATCACGATCGGTTGTGCTGGGTCACTTGCAGCGAGGAGGCTCTCCCACTACTTACGACAGGTTGATTTCACTGCGATTCGGGGCAGCTGCCATCCGTTGTGTGCAGGAGAGAGATTTCAACAAACTGGTGGTGCTGCAGGATAACAAGCTGACCAGTATTCCGATCAATGAGGTCGCCAACAAGATGAAGGCAGTACCTCTTGACAGTGATACAGTTCAGACGGCACGAGACGTAGGAATTTGTTTAGGTGATTGA
- the mtnA gene encoding S-methyl-5-thioribose-1-phosphate isomerase: protein MGKNSDTDTDTAIQSIEWREDHLRILDQTYLPKREVYSDIRDVGRVWEAIKKLRVRGAPAIGIAAAYGFYMGIKELPESTFDSFLVEVERVAEYLEGARPTAINLKWALNRIKTTIQAHKDKPIDEIKEIVLKTAKTIHDEDKRICKKIGENGVSLVKKDAKILTHCNTGSLATGQYGTALSVIFHAHEEGKDLQVWVDETRPLLQGSRLTAWELMNAEIPMKLITDSTAGSIMRQGKVDMVIVGTDRVAANGDTANKIGTYPLAVLAKENDVPFYVAVPLSTIDMELENGDEIPIEERDDEEITTFNGSQVAPKKVETYNPAFDITPHKYITGFITEKGIIEPPFKESFEKLFED from the coding sequence ATGGGGAAGAACTCAGACACAGATACCGATACAGCCATTCAATCGATTGAATGGCGCGAAGATCATTTGCGAATATTAGATCAGACTTACCTTCCGAAACGTGAAGTTTATAGCGATATAAGAGATGTCGGAAGGGTTTGGGAGGCTATCAAAAAGCTGAGAGTCAGAGGCGCACCTGCTATCGGTATCGCCGCAGCTTATGGATTTTACATGGGTATCAAGGAATTGCCGGAGAGCACCTTCGACAGCTTCTTAGTAGAAGTAGAACGAGTAGCTGAATACCTGGAGGGAGCACGTCCCACTGCCATTAATCTCAAATGGGCTCTGAATCGTATCAAGACGACCATTCAGGCTCACAAAGATAAGCCCATTGATGAGATCAAGGAGATCGTATTGAAAACCGCGAAAACGATCCATGACGAAGACAAACGCATCTGTAAAAAGATTGGCGAAAATGGAGTCTCCCTTGTTAAGAAAGATGCCAAAATACTGACTCACTGTAATACCGGAAGTCTTGCCACAGGTCAGTATGGCACCGCCCTTTCCGTCATTTTTCATGCCCATGAAGAGGGCAAAGACCTACAGGTTTGGGTGGATGAAACACGTCCCTTGCTACAGGGATCACGTCTTACTGCCTGGGAATTGATGAATGCAGAAATCCCCATGAAACTGATTACCGACTCTACGGCGGGATCTATCATGAGGCAGGGCAAGGTGGATATGGTGATTGTAGGAACTGACCGGGTAGCCGCTAACGGGGATACCGCAAATAAAATCGGTACCTATCCCCTAGCCGTGCTAGCTAAAGAAAACGATGTTCCCTTTTACGTTGCTGTTCCCCTATCCACAATAGATATGGAACTGGAAAACGGGGACGAAATTCCTATCGAAGAGAGAGACGACGAAGAGATTACAACCTTCAACGGATCCCAGGTCGCTCCCAAAAAAGTAGAAACCTATAATCCGGCTTTTGACATAACTCCACACAAGTATATTACCGGATTTATCACGGAGAAAGGAATTATAGAGCCACCTTTTAAAGAAAGTTTTGAGAAACTGTTTGAGGATTAG
- the ggt gene encoding gamma-glutamyltransferase: MKLLIRFLFVVILFLYSGLQNPAISQVGWTKAYENAAVVTAESHASKAGKQILSEGGNAVDAAVAVQFALAVTLPRAGNIGGGGFMVIQKADGTSISLDFREKAPLKSSRDMYIRNGELVPELSREGALAVGVPGVVDGMIKALERYGNLPLETVMKPAIKLASEGYRLSWVQAEDLNAHAEDFRNYDSSSGYFTKPSGEQFEEGDLFVQKDLAKTLRRISTMGRKGFYSGKTADLIVGEMQKLGGLITYKDLNEYESVWRKTVKAHYQDYELAIMPPPSSGSIAIAQIMKMLDSYDLKELGFNSADYIHLITETMRRAFADRAYFLGDPDFVDIPGDTLLSDAYNENRMETFNWDASTPSRELDHGDIPTFQYSESSETTHFSIVDAEGSAVAVTTTLNGSFGSHVSVGGAGFLLNNEMDDFTAKPGEPNMFGLIQGEANAVQPGKRMLSSMSPTIVTKDGKVRMVLGAAGGPRIITATFMSFLNMAVFGMNAREAISAPRFHHQWMPDKLYYEAFGISPDTRELLEAKGHELEMRPTVGRGHIIYVDENNRRHGAADPRGNGTVEGY; this comes from the coding sequence ATGAAATTGCTCATTAGATTCTTATTTGTAGTTATACTCTTCCTCTACTCCGGTCTTCAAAACCCGGCAATTTCCCAGGTAGGCTGGACCAAGGCTTACGAAAATGCCGCCGTAGTGACTGCCGAAAGCCATGCTTCCAAAGCAGGCAAGCAGATACTCAGCGAAGGGGGAAATGCTGTTGATGCAGCCGTCGCCGTTCAATTTGCCCTGGCAGTGACCTTGCCCCGGGCTGGTAATATTGGAGGAGGCGGATTCATGGTTATACAAAAAGCTGACGGGACTTCTATATCCCTGGATTTTCGGGAGAAAGCACCCCTTAAATCTTCCCGAGATATGTACATCCGCAATGGCGAACTGGTTCCTGAGCTAAGCAGGGAAGGTGCTCTGGCCGTTGGAGTGCCCGGCGTAGTTGACGGCATGATAAAAGCACTGGAGAGATACGGGAACCTGCCATTGGAAACGGTGATGAAGCCTGCCATAAAATTGGCCAGTGAAGGTTATCGGTTGTCATGGGTTCAGGCGGAGGATTTGAATGCCCATGCTGAGGATTTTAGAAATTACGATTCATCTTCAGGCTATTTTACAAAACCTTCCGGGGAGCAGTTTGAGGAAGGAGACCTGTTTGTACAAAAAGACCTGGCTAAAACACTCCGCAGAATATCTACCATGGGGCGAAAAGGCTTTTATTCGGGTAAGACCGCAGATCTCATTGTAGGTGAAATGCAGAAGCTAGGAGGACTGATTACGTATAAGGATCTAAATGAATACGAATCCGTTTGGAGAAAAACTGTAAAAGCCCACTATCAAGACTATGAGCTGGCTATCATGCCCCCGCCCAGCAGCGGCAGCATAGCCATAGCCCAAATCATGAAGATGCTGGATAGCTATGATCTGAAAGAGCTCGGGTTTAACTCAGCCGATTATATTCACCTGATTACCGAAACCATGCGCAGGGCCTTTGCCGATAGAGCCTATTTCCTGGGTGATCCTGATTTTGTGGATATACCCGGTGATACCCTGCTAAGCGATGCTTATAATGAAAATCGCATGGAGACATTCAACTGGGATGCTTCCACCCCCAGCAGAGAGTTGGATCATGGTGATATTCCCACATTTCAGTATTCAGAATCATCAGAAACCACCCATTTTTCGATAGTGGATGCTGAAGGAAGTGCCGTAGCTGTAACTACCACGTTAAACGGTTCATTCGGCAGCCATGTCAGTGTAGGCGGAGCCGGTTTCCTTTTAAATAATGAGATGGATGACTTCACTGCCAAGCCCGGTGAGCCCAATATGTTCGGACTTATACAAGGTGAAGCAAATGCAGTTCAGCCCGGCAAGAGAATGCTAAGCAGCATGTCGCCCACCATAGTCACTAAAGACGGCAAAGTTAGAATGGTACTGGGTGCTGCAGGTGGGCCCCGAATAATTACAGCCACTTTTATGAGCTTTCTCAATATGGCTGTCTTTGGCATGAATGCCCGGGAAGCCATATCTGCTCCGCGTTTTCACCACCAGTGGATGCCCGACAAACTCTATTATGAAGCATTTGGAATTAGTCCTGATACTCGGGAACTTCTTGAAGCAAAAGGCCATGAGCTGGAAATGAGGCCTACCGTTGGAAGAGGCCACATTATTTATGTTGATGAAAATAACCGAAGGCACGGGGCAGCCGATCCAAGAGGCAACGGAACCGTGGAAGGGTATTAG